Proteins from a genomic interval of Candidatus Kapaibacterium sp.:
- a CDS encoding proline--tRNA ligase, whose protein sequence is MKQSEFFVPTLKETPADATIPSHQLMLRAGLVRPLASGIFSFLPMGFRVLNKVINIIRDEMNSIGGQEFLLPALNPIEIWEQTGRVEAMGDVMFHIKNREGLVLAPTHEEIITYHARQHVKSYRDMPQIWYQIQTKFRNEPRPKSGVLRGRQFIMKDAYSLDTSWEGLDVSYEKHYEAYKAIFNKCGIKFFDVGASSGAMGGSKSQEFMVESDSGEDTCAISDAGYAANIEVATSNLQPVGRIDQDLPMEKFATPNAKTIDDLIEQFNIPEHRCAKSVVYMADESPVLIFMRGNDELNESKLQSVLGTANVRAAVSEELIQFTGADHGSIGPINLKSKIKIIADNLLKDASGMVSGANEDGFHYKNIDFVRDTSISDFHDLRTVQAGEPCPISSQALRVVKAIELGHIFKLGTKYSVALGANYLDSEGKEHPIIMGSYGIGVERVMACYIEQHHDDKGIIWSSPLTPFHAHLIGINEPKFPEVKAAAEGIYADLVKAGFDVLYDDRDESPGIKFNDADLIGLPFQIIVGNKNLKDGNIEVKDRQTGDRKVISIDSVITEIQEFYK, encoded by the coding sequence ATGAAACAATCTGAATTTTTTGTACCTACTCTGAAAGAGACACCTGCAGACGCAACGATTCCGTCTCATCAACTGATGCTGCGTGCAGGATTAGTGCGTCCTTTGGCTTCAGGGATATTCTCCTTCCTGCCAATGGGATTCCGTGTACTGAACAAAGTTATCAATATTATTAGAGATGAAATGAATTCAATCGGTGGTCAGGAGTTTTTGCTTCCGGCACTCAACCCGATTGAAATTTGGGAGCAAACCGGCAGAGTCGAAGCTATGGGTGATGTCATGTTCCATATTAAAAACAGGGAAGGGCTCGTTTTAGCTCCTACTCACGAAGAAATCATCACTTACCATGCTCGCCAGCACGTCAAATCGTATCGCGATATGCCCCAAATTTGGTATCAAATCCAAACAAAATTTCGCAACGAACCACGCCCCAAATCCGGTGTGCTTCGCGGCAGACAGTTCATCATGAAAGATGCTTATTCGCTCGATACTTCCTGGGAAGGATTAGATGTAAGCTACGAAAAGCATTACGAAGCATATAAAGCGATTTTCAACAAATGTGGTATTAAATTCTTCGATGTTGGTGCTTCGAGCGGTGCAATGGGTGGCAGCAAATCCCAAGAATTCATGGTAGAATCCGATTCCGGCGAGGACACTTGCGCCATAAGCGATGCGGGTTATGCTGCAAATATCGAAGTTGCAACTTCCAATCTCCAGCCTGTTGGTAGAATTGACCAAGATTTGCCAATGGAAAAATTCGCCACTCCCAACGCTAAAACTATTGATGACCTGATTGAACAATTCAATATCCCCGAACATCGTTGCGCCAAATCTGTAGTTTATATGGCTGACGAATCGCCTGTATTAATTTTCATGCGTGGCAATGATGAATTGAACGAATCCAAATTGCAGTCCGTTCTCGGCACAGCCAACGTGCGTGCTGCCGTTTCCGAAGAGTTAATTCAATTCACAGGTGCAGACCACGGTTCAATTGGTCCGATTAATCTCAAATCAAAAATTAAAATTATTGCCGATAATTTGCTCAAAGATGCCAGTGGAATGGTCAGCGGAGCAAACGAAGACGGCTTCCATTACAAAAATATAGATTTCGTTCGCGATACAAGCATTAGCGATTTCCACGATTTGCGAACCGTTCAAGCCGGCGAACCTTGCCCCATCAGCAGTCAAGCACTAAGAGTGGTGAAAGCTATCGAATTAGGGCATATCTTCAAACTCGGCACAAAATATTCCGTCGCACTCGGCGCAAACTATCTCGATTCCGAAGGCAAAGAGCACCCAATTATCATGGGAAGCTATGGCATTGGCGTAGAAAGAGTCATGGCTTGTTATATCGAGCAGCATCACGACGATAAAGGGATAATTTGGTCATCGCCATTGACTCCATTCCATGCACATTTGATTGGTATCAACGAACCGAAATTCCCAGAAGTCAAGGCTGCTGCCGAAGGTATTTATGCCGATTTGGTCAAAGCCGGATTTGATGTGCTTTATGACGACCGCGACGAATCACCCGGAATCAAATTCAACGACGCAGACTTGATTGGCTTACCATTCCAAATCATCGTCGGCAATAAGAATTTGAAAGATGGAAATATTGAAGTTAAAGACCGCCAGACAGGCGACAGAAAAGTTATTTCGATTGATAGTGTAATAACGGAAATACAAGAATTTTATAAATAA
- a CDS encoding PHP domain-containing protein, translating to MTKKVDLHMHTFYSDGALSPEELLAKAQSVGLSVISITDHDTLDGCINAMSLAPKYGIEIITGCEFSCNDVEREFHVLGYNVDPDNKHLKFHLHNFRNARLVRAKQIHKKLRNMGMMIDFDDILIKADQAPITRPHIAQILLEKGYVETLRQAFDKYIGDSGPAFHPKAVFPVSQAIKLINQANGVAVLAHPANFVDQPTLYKMIQSGLDGIEVIHPMHNQSQREFYRSIAAQYWLLETGGSDFHGNREQDELNFGNFYIPYSIVESIKYHTGQLY from the coding sequence ATGACAAAGAAAGTTGACCTACATATGCACACCTTTTACTCCGACGGAGCCTTGTCTCCGGAGGAGCTATTGGCTAAGGCACAATCTGTCGGGCTTTCGGTAATCAGTATTACTGACCACGACACGCTCGATGGGTGCATCAATGCAATGAGCCTTGCACCCAAATACGGAATTGAGATTATTACAGGCTGCGAGTTCAGTTGCAACGATGTCGAGCGCGAATTTCACGTACTCGGCTATAACGTTGACCCCGACAATAAGCACCTCAAATTCCATCTGCATAATTTCCGTAATGCCAGACTTGTGCGCGCCAAGCAAATACACAAGAAATTGCGCAACATGGGAATGATGATTGATTTTGACGACATTTTAATCAAGGCTGACCAAGCGCCAATCACTCGTCCGCACATCGCTCAGATACTGCTCGAAAAGGGCTACGTCGAGACTTTGCGACAGGCATTTGATAAATATATTGGTGATAGCGGACCTGCATTCCACCCCAAAGCAGTATTTCCGGTGAGCCAAGCAATAAAATTGATTAATCAGGCAAATGGCGTGGCAGTGTTGGCGCATCCTGCAAATTTTGTTGACCAGCCGACTCTCTACAAGATGATTCAAAGCGGATTGGACGGCATCGAAGTCATTCACCCGATGCATAACCAATCCCAGCGCGAATTCTACCGCTCAATCGCAGCACAATATTGGCTACTCGAAACGGGCGGCTCCGACTTCCATGGCAACCGCGAACAAGACGAACTCAACTTCGGCAACTTCTACATTCCCTATTCAATCGTCGAATCCATCAAATACCACACCGGGCAGTTGTATTAG
- a CDS encoding DUF262 domain-containing HNH endonuclease family protein, whose product MKTENHSINDVLAKNVTSFFIPPFQRAYAWGKPEIERYFSDVLRIIDSELDAEQHDKLEHFFGTIVIKEEKAGFANKSVVVDGQQRLTTTLIFLIALRDIESNASNQDFITDHYLKNSASTFQDKIKLKQVTKDWEAYRALVNSNEPKPGIITNAYQLFYKMLSEKKITKPQIEFEHYITAIRRMNVAVIFLDERPFKGEDPQIIFETLNSLGKPLTLSDLVRNFVLLNMDSASQSDIYENTWHPKIESILNENTSEFFRDYLQYKTTSSIKVVSDNNTKEVYQLFKSFVNDQFNNHIDFINDIVRYVNWYKWIITEVVSDSITEDRIKNIKIIELVRNIFHDIKAEAFKPFVLGLFEYHQCGLDGVRLNDDKLISILNTIRIYLIRRRILGLTQGENKSIVVMSNRIEELAKEKVEMIDLLSTIFYKMRLPNDNEMRNALESMNFYDGLKKYSKFILGKIEEHNTKVAVDFRNPKITIEHIMPQKLDNSWEVEIGSNFDKVHKTFLHNIGNLILTEFNSEIGNKSFADKKAKLNTSSLNFRLDVISKKIWNETSIQEHQRNMINWFLETFPLPDKYKEADNWNIKVIESTKFSPLNNDAGDIAGGNKPSEIHIDNSIIKVSTWQDVFIKFIQYIKGNKDFDFDLILDNQTELFGNDNKIVKLTTLKSLISKHTDLRTRYKTLEGKTFNEFDNLADEVFFIHINISASTCMNRIANIMNKYNMPEDAVEIVLR is encoded by the coding sequence ATGAAAACTGAGAATCATTCTATAAACGATGTTCTAGCAAAAAATGTAACATCTTTTTTCATTCCTCCATTTCAACGAGCATACGCTTGGGGGAAACCTGAAATTGAGAGATATTTTAGTGATGTTTTACGTATTATAGATTCTGAATTGGATGCTGAACAACATGACAAGTTGGAACACTTTTTCGGTACAATTGTTATAAAAGAAGAGAAGGCAGGCTTCGCCAATAAATCGGTTGTAGTGGATGGACAACAACGCCTTACTACAACATTAATCTTTTTAATTGCTCTAAGAGACATTGAATCAAACGCATCAAATCAAGATTTTATAACAGATCATTATTTAAAAAATAGCGCATCTACATTTCAAGATAAAATAAAACTGAAACAAGTAACAAAAGACTGGGAGGCATATAGGGCATTAGTGAATAGCAATGAGCCCAAACCAGGAATTATTACTAATGCATACCAACTTTTTTATAAAATGTTAAGTGAAAAAAAAATTACAAAACCACAAATAGAATTTGAGCATTACATTACAGCGATTCGAAGAATGAATGTAGCTGTTATTTTTTTAGATGAAAGACCATTCAAAGGAGAAGATCCACAAATTATTTTTGAAACATTGAATTCTCTTGGCAAACCATTAACATTATCAGATTTAGTTAGAAACTTTGTATTGTTAAATATGGACAGCGCCAGCCAATCGGATATATACGAAAATACTTGGCATCCAAAAATTGAATCTATTTTAAATGAAAATACTTCTGAGTTTTTCCGCGACTACCTGCAATACAAAACAACAAGCTCGATTAAAGTAGTGAGCGATAATAATACAAAAGAAGTTTACCAATTATTTAAGAGTTTCGTTAACGACCAATTTAACAACCATATTGATTTTATCAATGATATTGTTCGTTATGTAAATTGGTACAAATGGATTATCACTGAAGTTGTTTCCGATTCAATAACAGAAGATAGAATAAAGAATATCAAAATAATTGAACTTGTTAGAAATATTTTTCACGATATTAAGGCAGAAGCATTCAAACCGTTTGTACTGGGATTATTTGAGTACCATCAGTGTGGTTTGGATGGTGTTAGGTTGAATGATGATAAATTAATATCTATTTTAAATACTATTCGTATTTATTTGATTCGTCGCCGGATACTAGGATTAACACAAGGGGAAAACAAAAGCATAGTAGTAATGAGTAATCGGATTGAAGAATTAGCCAAAGAAAAAGTTGAAATGATTGATTTGTTGTCTACCATATTCTATAAAATGAGGCTCCCTAATGACAATGAAATGAGAAATGCACTTGAGTCAATGAATTTTTACGATGGATTAAAAAAGTATTCAAAATTTATTTTGGGTAAAATAGAAGAACACAATACAAAAGTAGCAGTTGATTTTCGCAATCCTAAAATTACAATTGAACATATTATGCCTCAAAAACTTGATAATAGTTGGGAAGTTGAAATAGGTTCAAATTTTGACAAAGTTCATAAAACATTTTTACATAACATAGGAAATTTAATACTTACAGAGTTTAACAGCGAAATAGGCAATAAATCATTTGCGGACAAAAAAGCAAAGTTGAATACTTCTTCTTTAAATTTTAGATTAGACGTTATAAGTAAAAAGATTTGGAATGAAACCAGTATTCAAGAACACCAACGAAATATGATTAATTGGTTTCTAGAAACATTTCCGTTACCAGACAAATATAAAGAAGCCGACAATTGGAATATTAAAGTAATTGAAAGTACTAAATTTTCTCCACTTAATAACGATGCGGGAGACATTGCTGGAGGTAACAAACCTTCAGAGATACACATCGACAATAGTATAATAAAGGTATCAACTTGGCAAGATGTATTCATTAAATTCATTCAGTATATTAAAGGTAATAAAGATTTTGACTTTGATTTAATCCTTGATAATCAGACTGAACTTTTCGGAAATGATAATAAAATTGTGAAATTGACTACTTTAAAATCACTCATAAGTAAACATACGGATTTAAGAACTCGATACAAAACATTAGAAGGTAAGACATTTAATGAATTTGACAACCTTGCTGATGAAGTTTTTTTCATTCACATTAACATATCAGCATCTACTTGTATGAATAGAATTGCGAACATTATGAACAAATATAATATGCCTGAAGATGCAGTAGAAATTGTTTTGCGATAG
- a CDS encoding PDDEXK nuclease domain-containing protein, which yields MDKRFTDIIQLIKQSRTNAIRAVNAELIELYWNIGEHISKKIEKSEWGDSVVSELAKYIQQTEPEIKGFSDKNIWRMKQFYETYKDFPKLSPLVREISWTHNMLVFSRCKSIEEREFYLKMIKQENYSKRELDRQISASLFERTMIGNTKLSALLREIGQDVTKAFKDSYVFEFLNLPEPHSESELQGGLVRQMKNFILELGKDFLFIAEEYKLQVGNSDFFIDLLFYHRGLQCLVAFELKADKFKPDYLGQLNFYLEALDRDVKKSNENLSIGVLLCKDKDSEVVEYALSRSLSPTMVAEYKTQLPDKKLLQQKLREMFEDESAEK from the coding sequence ATGGATAAAAGATTTACAGACATAATCCAACTAATTAAGCAATCTCGGACGAATGCTATTAGAGCCGTTAACGCTGAACTAATTGAGCTCTATTGGAACATCGGCGAGCATATTAGCAAGAAAATCGAAAAATCGGAATGGGGCGATTCCGTTGTTTCAGAATTAGCTAAATATATCCAACAGACTGAACCCGAAATAAAAGGATTTTCCGACAAGAATATTTGGCGAATGAAGCAATTTTACGAGACCTACAAGGACTTTCCAAAACTCTCACCACTGGTGAGAGAAATTAGTTGGACTCATAATATGCTGGTTTTTTCAAGATGCAAATCTATTGAAGAAAGAGAGTTTTACCTAAAAATGATTAAACAGGAAAACTATAGCAAAAGAGAGCTCGACAGGCAAATTTCTGCAAGTCTATTTGAACGAACTATGATTGGAAATACAAAACTCTCGGCACTGCTGAGAGAAATTGGTCAAGATGTAACAAAAGCTTTCAAGGACAGCTATGTGTTTGAATTTCTGAACCTCCCGGAGCCGCACAGCGAAAGCGAATTGCAAGGTGGGCTTGTAAGGCAAATGAAAAATTTCATACTTGAACTTGGCAAAGATTTTCTGTTTATCGCAGAAGAGTACAAATTGCAAGTTGGCAATAGCGACTTTTTTATTGACCTGCTTTTCTATCATCGTGGACTGCAATGCTTAGTTGCTTTTGAACTTAAAGCTGATAAATTTAAGCCGGATTATTTGGGACAATTGAACTTTTATTTAGAAGCTTTAGACCGAGATGTGAAAAAGTCGAATGAAAATCTAAGTATCGGCGTTTTGTTGTGCAAAGACAAGGACAGCGAAGTTGTGGAATATGCATTAAGCCGCAGTCTTTCTCCGACAATGGTAGCCGAGTATAAAACGCAACTCCCGGACAAGAAACTTTTACAACAGAAATTGCGCGAAATGTTCGAAGATGAAAGCGCTGAAAAATAG
- a CDS encoding DsrE/DsrF/DrsH-like family protein, producing MSQPIEKVSIVVSHGSLEGLYPGLIMANGARMEGIEATLFFTFFGLDAIIEKRMDGLSVATVGNSAMRMPGGLKMPTWLGAIPGMSRFATVMMKKEMEKIDIPPVREFIEMISDAGGELYACKATVDMFHLTKKDFCPQVNDIISVGQFYEKSAGAQIIFT from the coding sequence ATGTCACAACCAATCGAAAAAGTTTCAATCGTTGTATCGCACGGATCACTCGAAGGATTGTACCCCGGCTTAATCATGGCAAACGGTGCAAGAATGGAGGGAATTGAAGCAACGCTTTTCTTCACGTTCTTTGGACTTGATGCTATTATAGAAAAAAGAATGGATGGCTTGAGTGTAGCTACAGTCGGCAACTCTGCAATGAGAATGCCCGGCGGATTAAAAATGCCAACCTGGTTAGGTGCAATTCCGGGTATGTCCAGATTTGCCACAGTTATGATGAAAAAGGAAATGGAAAAAATCGATATTCCCCCCGTTCGTGAATTCATTGAGATGATAAGCGATGCTGGCGGCGAACTCTACGCCTGCAAAGCAACGGTGGATATGTTCCATCTTACTAAAAAAGATTTTTGTCCGCAGGTTAATGATATAATATCAGTCGGGCAGTTTTATGAAAAATCTGCCGGTGCTCAGATAATTTTTACATAA
- a CDS encoding TusE/DsrC/DsvC family sulfur relay protein: protein METVELVGRNLELDADGHLKNLNDWDKQVAQEFAKLEGIDSLTDRHWLVIDYMRKEFKEKNDAPSIRKLTKESGVDTKELYALFPKGPAKKAAKIAGLPKPKGCI, encoded by the coding sequence ATGGAAACAGTAGAATTAGTAGGAAGAAATTTAGAACTGGATGCCGACGGGCATCTTAAAAACCTGAACGACTGGGATAAACAAGTTGCCCAGGAATTCGCAAAGCTCGAAGGCATAGATTCACTGACTGATCGTCATTGGCTAGTAATTGATTATATGCGCAAAGAGTTTAAAGAGAAAAACGACGCACCTTCAATCAGGAAATTAACAAAGGAAAGCGGTGTTGATACAAAAGAACTTTATGCACTCTTTCCAAAAGGTCCTGCAAAGAAAGCAGCAAAGATTGCAGGTCTTCCAAAACCAAAAGGCTGTATATAA
- a CDS encoding DUF1641 domain-containing protein: MEAVVTQNQIDEINSKLNIILEEIELQRQHRRMMEDLKDDLYRVGKDLYETAIVELEEVHDHINTGDILHLGKKLLRNVNNLSKAFDQMESVRDFARDVSPLVRESILDLMKKFDEIDRKGYFQFAKEMGKAMDNVVTNYSAEDIKLLGENIVTILDTVKNLTQPDMLQAINNAVAVYKNIDIKVDEKVSLMSLLKEMNSPEVRRGLAVGLKFLKNLAAMESNQNNLIKINTKQIY; encoded by the coding sequence ATGGAAGCAGTAGTAACCCAAAATCAGATTGACGAAATAAATTCCAAGCTGAATATTATTCTTGAAGAAATCGAGCTTCAGAGACAGCATCGCAGAATGATGGAGGATCTGAAAGATGACCTTTACCGTGTAGGAAAAGATTTATATGAAACCGCAATCGTCGAGCTGGAAGAAGTTCACGATCACATAAATACAGGTGATATTCTTCATCTTGGAAAGAAGTTGCTGCGCAACGTAAATAATCTCAGCAAAGCTTTTGACCAGATGGAAAGCGTAAGAGATTTTGCACGTGATGTTTCCCCGCTTGTCCGGGAATCTATTTTAGACCTGATGAAAAAATTCGATGAGATTGACAGGAAAGGTTATTTCCAGTTTGCGAAAGAAATGGGAAAGGCAATGGACAACGTAGTAACAAATTACAGCGCAGAAGATATAAAGCTTCTCGGCGAAAACATTGTTACTATTCTCGATACAGTAAAGAATCTCACTCAACCGGATATGCTTCAGGCAATTAATAATGCAGTGGCTGTTTATAAGAACATTGATATTAAAGTTGATGAAAAAGTTTCGCTAATGAGCTTGTTGAAAGAAATGAATTCACCTGAAGTTAGAAGAGGACTTGCTGTGGGTTTGAAGTTTTTGAAAAACCTTGCAGCAATGGAATCAAATCAAAATAACTTAATCAAAATAAATACTAAACAAATCTATTAA
- a CDS encoding NAD(P)/FAD-dependent oxidoreductase, producing the protein MKKLLILGAGTAGTMMLNKLNNVLDKNEWQITIVDQHENHYYQPGFLFIPFNIYTCKDVTKPKRDFYPTGVNIINSTIDKIEPVENRVLLQNGQVVGYDYLIIATGAKTKPEETEGLKDKLWYKKIFDFYTIEGACQLRDFFKHWTGGRLVINITEMPIKCPVAPLEFAFLADWFFTEKGIRDRVDIHFVTPLPGAFTKPKASAILGDFLNKKNIKLTSEFNIARVDNDEMKIVSWDETEIPFDVLVTIPTNMGDEVIARSGMGNELNFIPTDPQTLRSKANDNIFIIGDATDLPSSKAGSVAHFQADILQENFLSVIEGREPHAKFDGHANCFIESGFGKGILIDFNYETEPLPGKFPLPGIGPFSLLEETKMNHYGKIMFRWTYWNFLIKGLELPIESNMSMAGKRF; encoded by the coding sequence ATGAAAAAATTATTAATACTCGGTGCCGGAACTGCGGGCACAATGATGCTAAACAAGCTCAACAATGTTCTTGATAAAAATGAATGGCAGATAACTATAGTAGATCAGCACGAAAATCATTATTACCAGCCGGGATTTCTTTTTATTCCGTTTAATATTTATACCTGTAAAGATGTTACAAAGCCGAAAAGAGATTTTTATCCAACCGGGGTTAACATCATTAATTCCACAATTGATAAAATTGAACCTGTTGAGAATAGAGTGTTACTGCAAAACGGTCAAGTCGTTGGTTATGACTATTTAATAATTGCAACTGGTGCAAAAACAAAACCGGAAGAAACCGAAGGATTGAAGGATAAGCTATGGTATAAGAAAATTTTCGATTTTTATACAATAGAAGGTGCTTGTCAGTTGAGAGACTTCTTCAAGCACTGGACAGGCGGAAGGCTTGTAATAAACATTACCGAAATGCCGATTAAGTGTCCGGTGGCTCCTCTTGAATTTGCTTTTCTTGCTGATTGGTTTTTTACCGAAAAAGGAATTCGTGATAGAGTTGATATTCATTTTGTAACTCCCCTGCCCGGGGCTTTCACTAAACCAAAAGCTTCTGCAATACTTGGCGACTTCCTCAACAAGAAAAACATAAAACTAACATCTGAGTTTAACATTGCCCGTGTAGATAATGATGAAATGAAAATTGTTTCGTGGGATGAAACAGAAATCCCATTTGATGTTCTTGTAACAATTCCAACAAATATGGGTGATGAGGTGATTGCAAGAAGCGGAATGGGTAATGAGCTTAATTTCATTCCCACAGATCCTCAAACTCTAAGATCTAAAGCTAATGATAATATTTTTATAATTGGTGATGCAACCGATCTGCCAAGTTCAAAAGCAGGTTCAGTAGCTCACTTTCAGGCAGATATACTTCAGGAAAATTTCCTTAGTGTAATTGAAGGGAGAGAACCTCACGCCAAGTTTGATGGACACGCAAACTGTTTTATTGAATCAGGTTTTGGAAAAGGTATTCTGATCGATTTCAATTATGAAACTGAACCTTTACCGGGAAAATTCCCGCTTCCGGGAATTGGTCCATTCTCACTTCTTGAAGAAACTAAGATGAATCATTATGGAAAAATAATGTTCAGGTGGACTTACTGGAACTTCTTGATTAAAGGTCTGGAATTACCTATCGAATCAAATATGTCGATGGCCGGCAAGAGGTTTTAA
- a CDS encoding N-formylglutamate amidohydrolase encodes MSKKELEEEILKLTDWHTEDLFHSDEDDMIIADFSRIFCDPERFADDSQEIMAQFGMGVLYENSDDGEVIRTISPALRERILQGYYWRHHQKLSQSVNQQLKSFEKALIIDCHSFPSKPLIRDLHKKHNRPDFNIGTDSFHTPQKLIDKSVAFFEKAGYTLGIDYPYKGTIVPMEHYNKKQNVQSIMLEINRKLYLDEPSNVKSEGYEKIKKVTRDFIREMKNSL; translated from the coding sequence GTGAGTAAGAAGGAATTGGAAGAGGAGATTTTGAAATTGACAGATTGGCATACTGAAGATTTATTTCATTCTGATGAGGATGATATGATTATTGCTGATTTTTCAAGAATATTTTGCGACCCGGAGCGATTTGCAGATGATTCGCAGGAGATTATGGCACAATTCGGGATGGGTGTCCTGTACGAGAATAGCGATGATGGCGAAGTGATTCGCACCATTTCACCGGCTTTGAGAGAAAGAATTTTGCAAGGCTATTATTGGCGTCATCATCAAAAACTCAGCCAATCAGTTAATCAGCAATTGAAATCTTTCGAGAAAGCTTTGATTATTGATTGCCATTCTTTTCCGAGCAAGCCACTGATTAGAGACTTGCATAAAAAACACAATCGCCCGGATTTCAATATTGGCACCGATTCATTCCATACTCCCCAAAAACTAATTGACAAATCTGTTGCATTTTTTGAGAAAGCCGGATATACTTTAGGTATAGACTATCCATACAAAGGTACAATCGTGCCAATGGAGCACTATAATAAGAAGCAAAATGTTCAATCTATAATGCTTGAAATCAACAGAAAGCTATATTTGGACGAACCGTCAAATGTGAAATCTGAAGGATATGAAAAAATCAAAAAAGTAACGAGAGATTTCATACGCGAAATGAAAAACAGCTTGTAA
- a CDS encoding site-specific DNA-methyltransferase: MLKPFFKSDDKNFYLLKGDTMELLPQFDHKFDMVFADPPYFLSNNGLSIQNGQIVSVNKGKWDKSEGFEFINDFNRKWLSLVRDKMKDDATIWISGTMHNIFSVGQILIELGFKILNIVTWEKTNPPPNFSCRYFTHSSEQIIWARKNEKIPHYFNYELMKQLNGDKQMKDVWKLPAIAPWEKSCGKHPTQKPLSVLTRLILASTKPNAWILDPFAGSSTTGIAANLANRRFLGIDQDEEYLTISMNRKLEIENPKTYATYRQKIGGFNNKKELELFLVEEPYEEYRAEINLKKW; encoded by the coding sequence ATGCTTAAACCATTTTTCAAATCGGACGACAAAAATTTCTATCTCTTAAAAGGAGATACAATGGAACTTTTGCCTCAATTTGATCACAAATTTGATATGGTTTTTGCTGATCCACCCTATTTTTTATCAAACAATGGACTGTCAATACAAAACGGACAAATTGTAAGTGTAAATAAAGGAAAATGGGACAAATCCGAAGGATTTGAATTTATAAACGACTTCAACCGTAAATGGCTTTCATTAGTTCGTGATAAGATGAAAGATGATGCGACAATTTGGATTAGCGGAACAATGCACAACATTTTTTCAGTTGGACAAATTTTAATAGAATTAGGATTTAAAATTCTCAACATTGTAACTTGGGAAAAGACAAATCCTCCACCCAATTTTTCGTGTCGTTACTTTACACATTCATCAGAACAAATCATTTGGGCAAGAAAAAATGAGAAAATTCCGCATTATTTCAACTACGAGCTTATGAAGCAATTAAATGGCGATAAACAAATGAAAGACGTTTGGAAATTGCCAGCAATTGCACCTTGGGAAAAATCTTGTGGAAAACACCCAACACAGAAACCTTTATCGGTTTTGACAAGACTTATTTTAGCTTCTACAAAACCAAACGCTTGGATTTTAGATCCTTTTGCAGGCAGTTCAACAACAGGAATTGCAGCTAATTTGGCAAATAGAAGATTTTTAGGAATTGATCAAGATGAAGAATACTTGACAATAAGTATGAACAGAAAATTAGAAATTGAGAATCCTAAAACTTATGCAACTTACAGACAGAAAATTGGCGGTTTCAACAACAAAAAAGAACTTGAGTTATTTTTAGTTGAAGAACCATACGAAGAATATCGAGCAGAAATTAACTTGAAGAAATGGTAA